The proteins below come from a single Leptidea sinapis chromosome Z, ilLepSina1.1, whole genome shotgun sequence genomic window:
- the LOC126978577 gene encoding eukaryotic translation initiation factor 3 subunit B, protein MAKKKSDDRVNPNPPCDNEEQNFDEEPNFDDPEGYIDDISDEELLGDLLAQKPKESDGYENVIVVDGCPQVGPERLEKLQSVITKIFSKFGKIVNEYYPTNENGVTIGYIFLEYSNPQNAAEAVQATNNCKLDKQHTFLVNLFTDFQKYAEIPKEWEPPAPQPFKVQSDLQWYLMDPDAYDQFLVGIGTGVALQVWQNALPEPVMLQERPNWTETYAVWSPLGTYLATFHWRGVALWSGPKFAQFQKFYHPEARFISFSPCENYIVTFSPTAAATPERPEDKKLIIWDIRSGQEKRSFPPPEEYVTWPIFRWSKDDRFFARLGTDMLSVYETPGFGLLDKKSIKIPGIRDFAWSPTDTVLAYWVAEEKDVPARVTLLELPNRTEIRSKNLFSVADCKIHWQKSGDYLCVKVDRYSKLRKDKTELKYSGMYYNFEIFHMREKQIPVDSVEIKEPIQAFAWEPVGSKFAIIHGDNSNQQISFYQVNTGQAPSLVRKLSGSYNHVFWSPAGQFVVLANFGLTGGALEFLDTNDFTIMNVADHYQMSGIEWDPTGRYVVTGVSSLKCKMDCGYYIWSFQGKILRRVMKEGFAQFHWRPRPPTPLTDKQQKEIKKNLKKYYPQFESKDRMRSTKASKELVAKRTEQMKKYSEYREARAAAWGEQRARRLELRGYVDTDARGAAGDAVEETVEFFVKEEVTVID, encoded by the exons ATGGCAAAGAAAAAGAGCGACGATAGAGTAAATCCTAATCCTCCTTGTGACAATGAAGAACAAAATTTCGACGAAGAACCAAATTTTGATGATCCAGAGGGGTATATAGATGATATATCCGACGAAG AGTTGTTAGGTGACTTATTAGCACAAAAACCAAAAGAATCAGACGGTTATGAAAACGTGATAGTGGTGGATGGTTGCCCGCAAGTCGGACCGGAGCGTCTGGAAAAGCTTCAAAGTgttattactaaaatatttagcAAGTTCGGAAAAATTGTAAATGAATATTATCCAACAAATGAAAATGGCGTCACCATCGGTTATATATTTCTCGAGTACAGCAATCCACAGAACGCTGCTGAAGCAGTACAGGCaacaaataattgtaaattagaCAAGCAACATACATTTTTAGTAAACCTTTTTACAGATTTTCAAAA ATATGCAGAAATACCTAAGGAGTGGGAACCGCCAGCCCCTCAGCCTTTTAAGGTTCAGTCCGACCTACAGTGGTATTTGATGGATCCTGATGCATATGATCAGTTTCTTGTGGGTATTGGTACTGGTGTGGCACTGCAGGTGTGGCAAAATGCACTCCCAGAACCTGTGATGCTGCAGGAGAGGCCG AACTGGACGGAGACGTACGCAGTGTGGTCGCCGCTGGGCACGTACCTGGCCACGTTCCACTGGCGCGGCGTGGCACTATGGTCCGGACCAAAGTTCGCCCAGTTTCAGAAGTTCTACCACCCCGAGGCACGCTTCATCTCATTCTCTCCCTGCGAGAATTACATCGTCACCTTCTCTCCCACCGCGGCTGCCACGCCGGAGAGGCCCGAAGACAAGAAACTCATCATATGGGATATTAG GAGCGGGCAGGAGAAGCGCAGCTTTCCTCCGCCCGAGGAGTACGTGACATGGCCGATCTTCCGCTGGAGCAAGGACGACCGCTTCTTCGCGCGGCTCGGTACCGACATGCTATCCGTGTACGAGACGCCCGGCTTCGGGCTGCTCGACAAGAAGTCCATCAAGATCCCGGGCATCAGAGACTTCGCGTGGTCGCCCACCGACACCGTGCTGGCTTACTGGGTGGCCGAGGAGAAGGACGTGCCCGCGCGGGTCACGCTGCTGGAGCTGCCCAACCGCACCGAGATCCGCTCCAAGAACCTGTTCTCGGTGGCCGACTGCAAGATCCACTGGCAGAAGAGCGGCGACTACTTGTGCGTCAAGGTGGACCGCTACTCCAAGCTCAGGAAGGACAAGACCGAGCTCAAGTACTCGGGCATGTACTACAACTTTGAGATCTTCCACATGCGCGAGAAGCAGATCCCCGTGGACAGCGTGGAGATCAAGGAGCCTATCCAGGCCTTCGCGTGGGAGCCGGTCGGCTCCAAGTTCGCCATCATCCACGGAGACAACTCGAACCAACAGATCAGCTTCTATCAG GTGAACACGGGGCAGGCGCCCTCGCTGGTGCGCAAGCTGAGCGGCTCGTACAACCACGTGTTCTGGTCGCCGGCCGGCCAGTTCGTGGTGCTCGCCAACTTCGGGCTGACGGGCGGTGCGCTCGAGTTCCTCGACACCAACGACTTCACCATCATGAACGTGGCCGACCACTACCAGATGTCGGGCATCGAGTGGGACCCCACCGGCCGCTACGTCGTGACCGGCGTGTCTTCGCTCAAGTGCAAGATGGACTGTGGCTACTACATCTGGTCCTTCCAGGGCAAGATTCTGCGCCGCGTCATGAAGGAGGGCTTCGCGCAGTTCCACTGGCGGCCGCGCCCGCCCACGCCGCTCACGGACAAGCAGCAGAAGGAGATCAAGAAGAACCTCAAGAAGTACTACCCGCAGTTCGAGTCCAAGGACCGCATGCGCAGCACCAAGGCGAGCAAG GAGCTGGTGGCCAAGCGCACGGAGCAGATGAAGAAGTACTCGGAGTACCGCGAGGCGCGCGCGGCTGCCTGGGGCGAGCAGCGCGCGCGCCGCCTGGAGCTGCGAGGCTACGTGGACACAGACGCGCGCGGCGCCGCCGGGGACGCCGTCGAGGAGACGGTCGAGTTCTTCGTCAAGGAGGAGGTCACCGTCATCGACTGA